The Natrinema salifodinae genome includes a window with the following:
- a CDS encoding proton-conducting transporter transmembrane domain-containing protein, whose protein sequence is MSSVDLLPPLLIAAPILAATLPIALGLWFDRTGWSVAGITSLGLFAGAAVLANEVYASGEAVTHKLGGYPRTYGIELVADQFSMLIVLLVTGVALGVLAYTRRGGPRGNTFYTAYLLLIGGLLGISLTGDVFNLFVFLEITSIATYALVASGDGPEAAVAALKYLILGTVAASMYLIGVAFVFMATGTLNMVELADAIPDAERLTLLRAGFAFMVVGFAVKVAQWPLHTWQPSAYNRAPDGVTPLIAALVSTASAYAFGRVIVTVFEVDYISSTMPRAAAIVVTIGCVSVLAGTVLAVIQSEVKRMLAYSSVSQFGLVIAAYGVVIAGNSETAFIGAAIHLVGHGLLKAGLFLGAGLVAISYDARTVDEYAGLAKDRPIAAGTMAVLLLALVGVPPGVGFVGKWYIAVGAVQSELWPVAAVIFLSTMLTLAYAARLIEKMYFTPSSPVERSHASGATGVAATDGGTGPESGTAITAAFRGRGSPDDVSAGMLAIVVVAALGAVVLGFAGGTIADMLGPFLTEVFN, encoded by the coding sequence ATGAGTAGCGTCGACTTGCTTCCGCCGCTGCTGATCGCCGCACCGATCCTCGCGGCGACGCTGCCGATCGCGCTCGGCCTCTGGTTCGACCGCACCGGGTGGTCCGTCGCGGGGATCACCTCGCTCGGACTGTTCGCCGGCGCAGCGGTCCTCGCGAACGAGGTCTACGCCAGCGGCGAAGCGGTGACCCACAAACTCGGCGGCTACCCCCGCACGTACGGGATCGAACTCGTCGCTGACCAGTTCTCGATGCTGATCGTTCTGCTCGTGACGGGCGTCGCCCTCGGCGTCCTCGCGTACACGCGTCGGGGCGGTCCGCGCGGGAACACGTTCTACACCGCGTACCTGCTGCTGATCGGCGGGCTGCTCGGCATCTCGCTGACCGGCGACGTGTTCAACCTGTTCGTCTTCCTCGAGATCACGAGCATCGCGACCTACGCCCTCGTCGCGAGCGGCGACGGCCCGGAAGCGGCGGTTGCCGCACTGAAGTACCTGATCCTGGGGACCGTCGCCGCGTCGATGTACCTGATCGGCGTCGCATTCGTCTTCATGGCGACGGGGACGCTCAACATGGTCGAACTCGCCGATGCGATTCCGGACGCGGAACGGCTCACGCTGCTCCGTGCCGGCTTCGCGTTCATGGTCGTCGGCTTCGCCGTCAAGGTCGCCCAGTGGCCGCTACACACCTGGCAGCCGAGCGCCTACAACCGGGCTCCCGACGGCGTCACGCCGCTGATCGCGGCGCTCGTCTCGACCGCCTCCGCGTACGCCTTCGGGCGGGTGATCGTCACCGTCTTCGAGGTCGACTACATCTCGTCGACGATGCCCCGGGCGGCCGCGATCGTCGTCACGATCGGCTGCGTGAGCGTCCTCGCCGGCACGGTGCTGGCCGTGATCCAGTCCGAAGTCAAGCGGATGCTTGCCTACTCGTCGGTCTCGCAGTTCGGCCTGGTGATCGCCGCTTACGGGGTCGTCATCGCGGGCAACTCTGAGACGGCCTTTATCGGCGCCGCGATCCACCTCGTCGGCCACGGCCTGCTGAAGGCCGGGCTCTTCCTCGGGGCCGGCCTGGTCGCGATCAGCTACGACGCCCGCACCGTCGATGAGTACGCCGGCCTGGCGAAAGACCGGCCGATCGCCGCCGGCACGATGGCCGTCCTCCTGCTGGCGCTGGTCGGCGTCCCGCCGGGGGTCGGCTTCGTCGGCAAGTGGTACATCGCCGTCGGCGCCGTCCAGTCCGAGCTGTGGCCCGTCGCCGCAGTGATCTTTCTCAGTACCATGCTCACGCTCGCGTACGCCGCTCGCCTGATAGAGAAGATGTACTTCACGCCGTCGTCTCCGGTCGAGCGATCCCACGCGTCCGGCGCGACCGGGGTGGCCGCAACTGACGGTGGAACCGGACCCGAATCCGGAACTGCCATCACCGCCGCGTTCCGCGGTCGGGGCTCCCCCGACGACGTCTCGGCCGGAATGCTCGCGATCGTTGTTGTCGCCGCGCTCGGCGCCGTCGTGCTCGGCTTTGCGGGCGGCACGATCGCCGACATGCTCGGTCCGTTCCTCACGGAGGTGTTTAACTGA
- a CDS encoding proton-conducting transporter transmembrane domain-containing protein codes for MVADLRPLAAVLVSAVAIVLIVASHRRPNLRESWSVLAALAKFGLVASMLPGVMDGTVYTWSLYETTGIQFLEGLDFALRADPLGIFFALLASFLWIFTSFYAAGYMRGLDEHAQTRFFAAFAASLSTAVGIAFAANLVTIFVFYELLSLVTYPLVAHNEDDEARIAGRKYITYTFFGGGVFLLAGTVMVYWLTSLVGEPTLAFEAGGMSALAEAAQAEPVYAQVAFFLLILGFGVKAALMPLHSWLADAMVAPTPVSGLLHAVAVVKSGAFGIARVILEVYGPGLIHDLPLDVPGFGEVGLNIPVAIVAAFTLTAASIIAMRKDHLKRRLAYSTTAQLSYIVLGLSLLHPYAIVGALFHIPAHAFAKLTLFFCAGAIHVETHTDYISEMAGIGKRMPLTMSAFTIGAAGMAGLPPIAGFVSKFYMLIGAGDVGASYWLFAGALLLSAVLNIGYFWPVVYTAFFESEDRHDAKPLLEFPQGGLVESYAGTGEADDGVAADGGEQTDGSRSSSERRSDGGKPTDGETDRSEAPDAADTADAERPPDAAEPDEEDYDYAVDKYPSDADVPAQSKGERVSTVDHHGDHDDHLTGGPPAGAWPRHSPFTESTWLMLAPIAVIATGAVVLGIIPDYAVFLDLATQIVEGVFGMPFEELTDVPFDELMTEVNE; via the coding sequence ATGGTTGCTGATCTCCGACCGCTCGCCGCCGTGCTCGTCTCGGCGGTCGCGATCGTTCTGATCGTCGCGTCGCATCGTCGTCCGAACCTCCGCGAGAGCTGGTCCGTTCTGGCCGCGCTCGCGAAGTTCGGCCTCGTCGCCAGCATGCTCCCCGGGGTCATGGACGGGACCGTCTACACGTGGAGCCTCTACGAGACCACGGGGATCCAGTTCCTCGAGGGGCTCGACTTCGCGCTGCGCGCGGATCCGCTGGGGATCTTCTTCGCGCTGCTCGCGAGCTTCCTCTGGATCTTCACGTCCTTTTACGCCGCGGGCTACATGCGCGGGCTCGACGAGCACGCCCAGACCCGCTTCTTCGCGGCGTTCGCGGCCAGCCTCTCGACCGCTGTCGGGATCGCCTTCGCGGCGAACCTGGTGACGATCTTCGTCTTCTACGAGCTGCTGTCGCTGGTGACCTACCCGCTGGTCGCCCACAACGAGGACGACGAGGCCCGCATCGCCGGCCGGAAGTACATCACGTACACGTTCTTCGGCGGCGGCGTCTTCCTGCTCGCGGGGACCGTCATGGTCTACTGGCTAACGAGCCTGGTCGGTGAGCCGACACTGGCGTTCGAAGCCGGCGGAATGAGTGCGCTGGCCGAAGCGGCCCAGGCCGAGCCAGTCTACGCGCAGGTCGCCTTCTTCCTGCTGATCCTCGGCTTCGGCGTCAAGGCCGCCCTGATGCCGCTGCACTCCTGGCTCGCGGACGCGATGGTCGCGCCGACGCCCGTTTCTGGGCTGCTCCACGCGGTCGCGGTCGTCAAGTCCGGCGCCTTCGGCATCGCGCGGGTCATCCTCGAGGTCTACGGCCCCGGGCTGATCCACGACCTGCCGCTCGACGTGCCGGGGTTCGGCGAGGTCGGGCTGAACATTCCAGTCGCCATCGTCGCCGCGTTCACGCTGACCGCGGCGAGCATCATCGCGATGCGGAAGGACCACCTCAAGCGTCGACTCGCCTACTCGACGACGGCCCAGCTATCCTACATCGTGCTGGGGCTCTCCTTGCTCCATCCCTACGCGATCGTCGGGGCGCTGTTCCACATCCCCGCGCACGCGTTCGCGAAACTCACCCTGTTCTTCTGTGCCGGCGCGATCCACGTCGAGACCCACACCGACTACATCAGCGAGATGGCCGGCATCGGGAAGCGCATGCCACTGACGATGTCGGCGTTCACGATCGGCGCCGCCGGCATGGCCGGCCTACCGCCGATCGCCGGCTTCGTCAGCAAGTTCTACATGCTGATCGGCGCCGGCGACGTCGGCGCCAGCTACTGGCTGTTCGCCGGCGCCTTGCTGCTCTCGGCCGTGCTCAACATCGGCTACTTCTGGCCGGTCGTCTACACCGCCTTCTTCGAGAGCGAGGACCGCCACGACGCCAAGCCGCTCCTCGAATTCCCGCAGGGCGGCCTGGTCGAATCCTACGCCGGCACGGGCGAGGCGGACGACGGCGTCGCCGCCGACGGCGGTGAGCAGACCGACGGTTCGCGATCCTCGTCGGAGCGTCGCTCCGACGGCGGGAAGCCGACCGACGGCGAGACGGACCGTTCCGAAGCGCCCGACGCGGCGGATACGGCGGACGCGGAGCGACCGCCGGACGCGGCCGAACCGGACGAGGAGGACTACGACTACGCCGTCGACAAGTATCCCAGCGACGCCGACGTGCCCGCCCAATCCAAGGGCGAGCGCGTCAGCACCGTCGACCACCACGGCGACCACGACGACCACCTCACCGGCGGGCCGCCGGCCGGCGCCTGGCCGCGTCACTCGCCGTTTACGGAGAGCACGTGGCTCATGCTCGCGCCCATCGCCGTGATCGCGACGGGCGCGGTCGTCCTCGGGATCATCCCGGACTACGCGGTCTTCCTCGACCTGGCGACCCAGATCGTCGAGGGCGTCTTCGGGATGCCTTTCGAGGAACTGACTGACGTTCCGTTCGACGAACTCATGACGGAGGTGAACGAATAA
- a CDS encoding Na(+)/H(+) antiporter subunit D — protein MEAEFLSMAYPPLLVFAAGLLVLVLPRLAGFAVGALSLAAVLAISLIAPEGQHLAGTFLGFEVVPFLVDDFSRMIGLGLGFLGICSVIYAYSSEASETLTAFALIYVSSSLGAAFAGDWLVLLFMWELMAVTSTLVVWHYGGEAVRAGFRYAVFHGTGGVLVMLAVAVHYVQAGTFIYSETGIADGIPALLAVLGMGVNVAFIGFHTWLPDTYPRPHFAASVFLSVYTTKTSAFILYRAFPVDAQSDLGIYIAYMGGLMAVYGASFALLQHDMRALLSYHIQAQLGYIVAGIGMGAWLVESEIAVAGAMGHLFNNILFKSLLFMAVGVVIYRTGEEDLYELGGLWREMPLTAIGFGLGALSITAIPPFNGYISKGMVFDAADPHYYGVAEFEALYWLLWLGAIGTLLSFIKLGYYVFFHGESDVSVPDAKPGQTVAMLGLGGACLLFGVWWQGLADLAPTLHAHGGEFEFAYPDGGESHLHPYSSSHLQTAGVLTAIAAVAFAIVRKPLSKLDLGDPAMIVYPATYHVSRWTMLAVTELYAAVDAAVVGIVKRCYWLGNNPVLAVDAAARRLPLVDVEERQPTDGGRPSTIHLRTSIGTTVLLLVLVLTAVLWLLVV, from the coding sequence ATGGAAGCAGAATTCCTGTCGATGGCGTACCCGCCGCTTTTGGTCTTTGCGGCGGGGCTGCTCGTGCTCGTGTTACCGCGGCTCGCCGGCTTCGCCGTCGGCGCGCTCAGTCTTGCCGCCGTCCTGGCGATCTCGCTGATCGCGCCGGAGGGCCAGCACTTAGCCGGGACCTTCCTCGGGTTCGAGGTCGTCCCGTTCCTCGTCGACGACTTTTCCCGGATGATCGGCCTCGGACTGGGCTTCCTCGGGATCTGTAGCGTCATTTACGCCTACTCGAGCGAAGCGAGCGAGACGCTGACGGCCTTCGCCCTGATCTACGTTTCCTCGTCGCTCGGGGCGGCCTTCGCCGGCGACTGGCTCGTACTCCTGTTCATGTGGGAGCTGATGGCCGTGACAAGCACGCTCGTCGTCTGGCACTACGGCGGCGAGGCGGTCCGGGCCGGCTTCCGATACGCCGTCTTCCACGGCACCGGCGGGGTGCTCGTGATGCTGGCGGTCGCCGTCCACTACGTCCAGGCCGGCACCTTCATCTACAGCGAGACCGGCATCGCTGACGGCATCCCAGCGCTGCTCGCGGTGCTCGGGATGGGCGTCAACGTCGCCTTCATCGGGTTCCACACCTGGCTGCCCGACACCTACCCGCGACCGCACTTCGCGGCCTCGGTGTTCCTCTCCGTCTACACGACGAAGACGAGTGCGTTCATCCTCTACCGGGCGTTCCCCGTCGACGCCCAGAGCGACCTGGGGATCTACATCGCGTACATGGGCGGCCTGATGGCCGTCTACGGCGCGAGCTTCGCCCTGCTGCAACACGACATGCGGGCGTTGCTGTCCTACCACATCCAGGCCCAGCTCGGATACATCGTCGCCGGGATCGGGATGGGCGCCTGGCTGGTGGAGAGCGAAATTGCCGTCGCCGGCGCCATGGGCCACCTGTTCAACAACATCCTGTTCAAGAGTCTGCTGTTCATGGCCGTCGGTGTCGTCATCTACCGCACCGGCGAGGAGGACCTCTACGAGCTGGGCGGGCTCTGGCGCGAGATGCCGCTGACCGCGATCGGGTTCGGCCTCGGCGCGCTCTCGATCACCGCGATTCCGCCGTTTAACGGGTACATCAGCAAGGGTATGGTCTTCGACGCCGCCGATCCTCACTACTACGGCGTCGCGGAGTTCGAGGCGCTGTACTGGCTGCTCTGGCTCGGCGCGATCGGGACCCTACTCTCCTTTATCAAGCTCGGCTACTACGTCTTCTTCCACGGCGAGAGCGACGTTTCGGTTCCCGACGCCAAACCCGGCCAGACGGTCGCGATGCTCGGCCTCGGCGGCGCCTGTCTCCTCTTCGGCGTCTGGTGGCAGGGCCTGGCCGACCTGGCGCCGACGCTGCACGCCCACGGCGGCGAGTTCGAGTTCGCCTACCCCGACGGCGGCGAAAGCCACCTCCATCCCTACAGTTCGAGTCACCTGCAGACCGCCGGCGTCCTGACGGCGATCGCGGCCGTCGCGTTCGCGATCGTCCGGAAGCCGCTCTCGAAACTCGACCTCGGCGACCCGGCGATGATCGTCTACCCTGCGACCTACCACGTCAGCCGCTGGACGATGCTGGCGGTCACCGAACTCTACGCCGCCGTCGACGCCGCCGTCGTCGGAATCGTCAAACGGTGCTACTGGCTCGGGAACAACCCCGTACTCGCCGTCGACGCGGCCGCGCGCCGGCTCCCGCTGGTCGACGTCGAGGAGCGCCAGCCGACCGACGGTGGCCGCCCGTCGACGATCCACCTCCGGACGAGCATCGGCACCACCGTCTTGTTACTCGTCCTCGTCCTGACGGCGGTCCTGTGGCTCTTGGTCGTCTAA
- a CDS encoding tyrosine-type recombinase/integrase: MTANGSVAIADAVDAYLQRKAVGDPDGSGAGTYASNAESILRRWIEWLAAEHGVESIGELDVAHMRAYAAELRHRTDRGEYTPSTAGTYYAVVRAFLSWCVRGGIREDNPAATDRAETALPSAEDRPDSDFWTADQRRELECYVRDRALEAAPGECSTRDRRAKLREYAMVAVLAHSTVRGSELFRVPDDDRRTGATWDDIDFYTGTIRVLGKSQRLEDVPLPARARTPLRRYRVVLDPPSNDWPLFPTGHAPSIARRVRSALRERGYDEEAIEALFEDATATELARERSIAPPAITTEGARSVLKRLCRAAAVDVDGDYLTPRGVRRGQDQNRADEPARREATASKPTLRASVLEQSIAVPEHQAPIVETTGGDNGNGRRDEPTEND, from the coding sequence GTGACCGCGAACGGGTCGGTCGCGATCGCGGACGCGGTCGACGCCTACCTCCAGCGAAAGGCTGTCGGCGACCCCGACGGCTCGGGCGCGGGCACCTACGCGTCCAACGCCGAATCCATCCTCCGCCGGTGGATCGAGTGGCTCGCGGCCGAACACGGCGTCGAGTCGATCGGCGAACTCGATGTCGCACACATGCGGGCCTACGCCGCCGAACTCCGGCACCGGACCGACCGCGGGGAGTACACTCCCTCGACCGCCGGCACCTACTACGCGGTCGTCCGCGCGTTCCTCTCGTGGTGCGTCCGCGGCGGCATCCGCGAGGACAACCCCGCCGCGACCGACCGCGCCGAAACCGCACTCCCCAGCGCCGAGGACCGGCCCGACAGCGACTTCTGGACGGCCGACCAGCGACGCGAACTCGAGTGCTACGTCCGCGACCGAGCGCTCGAGGCCGCGCCGGGCGAGTGCTCGACCCGCGACCGGCGCGCGAAGCTGCGCGAGTACGCGATGGTAGCCGTCCTCGCCCACTCGACCGTCCGCGGCTCCGAGCTGTTCCGGGTGCCCGACGACGACCGCCGGACGGGCGCGACCTGGGACGACATCGATTTCTACACGGGGACGATCCGCGTTTTAGGAAAGTCCCAGCGACTCGAGGACGTCCCGTTGCCCGCGCGGGCCCGGACGCCGCTGCGTCGCTACCGGGTCGTGCTCGACCCGCCGTCGAACGACTGGCCGCTGTTCCCGACCGGCCACGCGCCGTCGATCGCCAGGCGGGTCCGATCGGCGCTTCGCGAGCGAGGGTACGACGAGGAAGCGATCGAGGCGCTGTTCGAGGACGCGACGGCGACGGAACTCGCCCGCGAGCGGTCGATCGCGCCGCCGGCGATCACCACGGAAGGAGCGCGGTCGGTGCTGAAACGGCTCTGTCGGGCGGCCGCCGTCGACGTCGACGGCGACTACCTGACGCCCCGAGGCGTTCGACGAGGGCAGGACCAGAACCGCGCGGACGAACCCGCCCGCCGCGAGGCGACGGCATCGAAGCCGACGCTGCGCGCGTCGGTTCTCGAACAGTCGATCGCCGTCCCGGAGCATCAGGCGCCGATCGTGGAGACGACCGGCGGCGACAATGGAAACGGACGGCGCGACGAGCCGACGGAGAACGACTAA
- a CDS encoding glycerophosphodiester phosphodiesterase, which produces MSKPNDDERRTGHPDTTGTALRRRSFIVAAGASATGLAGAASADRGRGNGTGSEGKGPKHDSERDLDRERFRGRAGDPALIAHRGFAGLYPENTVGAVEAAARGGQSSHAPSRGADMIEIDVVPTAEGDVVVFHDDRLAGRDGGERGLTNAEGVVWETDTATVTSAEVLASGDTVPRLREVLEAIPTSVGVNVELKNPGSFDVAFAESLSGNELAEQTAIWEPFVADVLAVVDDFDHEYLFSSFYEAALATTRDASDYPVAPLLWSSVADGVEIARRYDAEAVHPPYDMIRGTPFYADQRYEEGAGWEEIDLLAVAHEEGRDVNVFTLETWYQAERLASAGVDGLIADHSDVLRFGSMN; this is translated from the coding sequence ATGTCGAAGCCGAACGACGACGAGAGACGCACCGGCCACCCAGACACCACCGGCACCGCGCTCCGCCGACGATCGTTCATCGTCGCCGCGGGCGCGTCGGCGACCGGCCTGGCCGGCGCGGCGAGTGCCGATCGGGGGCGCGGAAACGGCACCGGTTCCGAGGGCAAGGGCCCGAAACACGATTCCGAGCGAGATCTGGACCGGGAGCGATTCCGCGGTCGGGCCGGCGATCCGGCGCTGATCGCTCATCGCGGATTCGCCGGGCTGTACCCCGAAAACACCGTCGGCGCCGTCGAAGCCGCGGCCCGCGGCGGACAGTCGTCACACGCTCCTTCCCGCGGCGCCGACATGATCGAGATCGACGTCGTCCCGACGGCCGAGGGCGACGTCGTCGTCTTCCACGACGACCGCCTGGCCGGGCGCGACGGCGGCGAGCGCGGGTTGACGAACGCCGAGGGCGTCGTCTGGGAGACGGACACGGCCACCGTCACGAGCGCCGAAGTCCTCGCGAGCGGTGACACCGTCCCCCGACTCCGGGAGGTTCTCGAGGCGATTCCGACGAGCGTCGGCGTGAACGTCGAACTGAAGAACCCGGGATCGTTCGACGTGGCGTTCGCCGAGTCGCTCTCCGGGAACGAACTCGCGGAGCAGACGGCGATATGGGAGCCGTTCGTCGCCGACGTACTCGCCGTCGTCGACGACTTCGACCACGAGTATCTCTTCTCCTCGTTCTACGAGGCGGCCCTGGCGACGACTCGCGACGCGTCCGACTACCCGGTCGCGCCCCTGCTGTGGAGTTCCGTCGCGGACGGCGTCGAGATCGCGCGGCGGTACGACGCCGAGGCGGTCCACCCGCCCTACGACATGATCCGGGGGACGCCGTTCTACGCCGACCAGCGCTACGAGGAGGGCGCCGGCTGGGAGGAGATCGACCTCCTCGCGGTCGCCCACGAGGAGGGACGGGACGTGAACGTCTTCACCCTCGAAACCTGGTACCAGGCGGAGCGACTCGCATCGGCCGGCGTGGACGGACTCATCGCCGATCACTCGGACGTGCTTCGGTTCGGATCGATGAACTGA
- a CDS encoding alpha/beta hydrolase family protein has protein sequence MPDTHRIPIDAATGVDATPDVVAVHHEADSDAWLVFCHGLRSDKSGSYERRCRRAVEAGYNAVRFDCRGCGESDGEFAASTLAARLTDLRHVVDYFDPESYALFGSSFGGKAAFHAAADDDRVDAVATRAPVTTNGAFDDYRSAVDRDGTWTFDTGERIDRWFFDALDRYPFDHVVDALDVPVAIFHGGDDAVVDPTDSFDAARRLETDVLLERFAGEGHRFSRAAEERLLDRLFEWLEWAYGPA, from the coding sequence ATGCCCGATACGCATCGGATCCCGATCGACGCGGCGACCGGGGTGGACGCGACGCCCGACGTCGTCGCCGTGCACCACGAGGCCGATTCCGACGCCTGGCTGGTCTTCTGCCACGGCCTGCGAAGCGACAAGTCCGGCAGCTACGAGCGACGGTGTCGACGCGCCGTCGAAGCGGGGTACAACGCCGTCCGGTTCGACTGCCGGGGCTGTGGCGAATCCGACGGCGAGTTCGCCGCGTCGACGCTCGCGGCGCGACTGACCGATCTCCGTCACGTCGTCGACTACTTCGATCCCGAGTCGTACGCGCTGTTCGGTTCGAGTTTCGGCGGGAAGGCCGCCTTCCACGCCGCGGCCGACGACGACCGCGTCGACGCGGTCGCTACGCGTGCGCCCGTGACGACGAACGGGGCGTTCGACGACTACCGATCTGCCGTCGATCGCGACGGAACGTGGACGTTCGACACCGGCGAGCGGATCGACCGCTGGTTCTTCGACGCGCTCGATCGCTACCCGTTCGACCACGTCGTCGATGCACTCGATGTTCCGGTCGCGATCTTCCACGGCGGCGACGACGCGGTCGTCGACCCGACCGATAGCTTCGACGCCGCCAGGCGACTCGAGACCGACGTCCTCCTCGAACGGTTCGCGGGGGAAGGCCACCGGTTCTCCCGGGCCGCCGAAGAACGGCTTCTGGATCGGCTGTTCGAGTGGCTCGAGTGGGCGTACGGACCGGCGTAA
- a CDS encoding ArsR/SmtB family transcription factor produces the protein MSEDTNLSTLLAVLDDEYARDILTHTSVEPMSASTLSERCDASLPTIYRRLDRLEECNLVTEETELAPDGNHYSVYSANLDRLELSLNEGSFTLELTYREEDVADKFTRMWEGMR, from the coding sequence GTGAGTGAGGACACCAACTTGTCGACCCTGCTTGCGGTCCTCGACGACGAGTACGCACGGGATATCCTCACCCACACGAGCGTCGAACCCATGTCTGCTAGTACACTGAGCGAACGGTGTGACGCGTCCCTCCCGACGATCTATCGACGGCTCGACCGGCTCGAGGAGTGTAACCTCGTCACCGAAGAGACCGAACTCGCACCCGACGGCAACCACTACAGCGTTTACAGTGCGAACCTCGATCGGCTGGAACTATCGCTCAACGAGGGCTCGTTCACACTCGAACTGACGTACCGTGAGGAAGACGTCGCCGACAAGTTCACCCGCATGTGGGAGGGCATGCGATGA
- a CDS encoding DUF7521 family protein has translation MTRSVVRVDEATLFELLTVASLFLVALFGTIIAYQAYRGYRRNDATSMLYLAVGLLLLTLFPFLLNVIVTTLVSPERIVIALLENISRLVGLVAITYSLYGQH, from the coding sequence ATGACCCGGAGCGTCGTCCGAGTCGACGAAGCGACGCTGTTCGAACTGCTGACCGTCGCGAGCCTCTTTCTCGTCGCACTCTTCGGGACGATCATCGCCTACCAGGCCTACCGGGGTTACCGGCGCAACGACGCGACTTCGATGCTCTATCTCGCTGTCGGCCTCCTTTTGCTGACGCTGTTCCCGTTCCTGCTCAACGTCATCGTGACGACGCTGGTGAGCCCTGAGCGGATTGTCATCGCGCTGCTGGAGAATATCAGCCGCCTGGTCGGCCTGGTCGCAATCACCTACTCTCTGTACGGACAGCACTGA
- a CDS encoding universal stress protein, producing MHYLVGTDSIHTTASICDYLGERATATDAVTVVAVAPSDDPTARRDAEEALTVAPVRLATVGDVETELREGEGSPADVLRAAAADSDADEFVIGSRGGDPDAAATRDLGSTARELLAAADRPVVVVPGPEF from the coding sequence ATGCACTATTTGGTCGGGACCGATTCGATCCACACGACGGCCTCGATCTGCGATTATCTCGGCGAGCGAGCGACCGCCACCGATGCCGTGACCGTCGTCGCCGTCGCGCCGAGCGACGATCCGACGGCCCGCCGAGACGCCGAGGAAGCGCTAACCGTCGCCCCCGTTCGCCTGGCGACGGTCGGCGACGTCGAGACCGAGTTGCGGGAGGGCGAGGGATCGCCGGCGGACGTCCTCCGCGCCGCCGCGGCGGACAGCGACGCTGACGAGTTCGTGATCGGCTCCCGCGGCGGCGATCCCGACGCCGCTGCGACGCGGGACCTCGGCTCGACCGCGCGGGAACTGCTGGCAGCCGCCGACCGGCCGGTGGTCGTCGTTCCGGGTCCCGAATTCTAA
- a CDS encoding VOC family protein — translation MDGTLDHTMIRVADLEESLEWYQTHLEYEEKDRYEGDGFTIVYLGPEDMHEDGAMLEITHNEGEVPELGDAWGHIAVRVPEGELEDYYQQLMDEGVEDYRDPESCGGDYAFVKDPDGHEVEIVQRDPDEGALWSLDHTMIRVEDADEALGFWTRKFEYDEVGRWEADTFANYFVEPRDAAPEAMSVELTYNYDGRSYDAGDAWGHLCIRVDDLAEDWEALLERDADDYRDPESNDNMYAFTKDQDGHEIELIERDLEADSLFPF, via the coding sequence ATGGACGGAACGCTCGACCACACGATGATTCGCGTCGCGGATCTGGAGGAGTCCCTCGAGTGGTACCAGACCCACCTCGAGTACGAGGAGAAGGACCGCTACGAGGGCGACGGCTTCACCATCGTCTACCTCGGACCCGAGGACATGCACGAGGACGGGGCGATGCTCGAGATCACCCACAACGAGGGCGAGGTGCCCGAACTGGGCGACGCCTGGGGGCACATCGCGGTCCGCGTTCCCGAGGGCGAACTCGAGGACTACTACCAGCAGCTCATGGACGAGGGTGTCGAGGACTATCGCGACCCCGAGTCCTGCGGCGGCGACTACGCCTTCGTCAAAGATCCCGACGGCCACGAGGTCGAGATCGTCCAGCGCGACCCCGACGAGGGCGCGCTGTGGTCGCTCGACCACACCATGATCCGCGTCGAGGACGCCGACGAGGCGCTGGGCTTCTGGACCCGGAAATTCGAGTACGACGAGGTCGGCCGCTGGGAGGCCGACACCTTCGCGAACTACTTCGTCGAGCCCCGAGACGCCGCTCCCGAGGCGATGTCCGTCGAGCTCACCTACAACTACGACGGCCGTAGCTACGACGCGGGCGACGCCTGGGGCCACCTCTGTATCCGCGTCGACGACCTCGCCGAGGACTGGGAGGCGCTGCTGGAGCGGGATGCCGACGACTACCGCGACCCCGAGAGCAACGACAACATGTACGCGTTCACGAAGGATCAGGACGGCCACGAGATCGAACTGATCGAGCGCGATCTCGAGGCCGACTCGCTGTTCCCGTTCTGA